A stretch of DNA from Micromonospora peucetia:
CGGCACACCCCGTACGCGGGGGACAACCTGGCAGCCGTCCGGCAGATCTCGGTGGCGATCGACGACCTGGCCCGGCGGGCCTTCCCGCCGCTGCTACGCGCCGACCTGACCAGCCTGGTGCCCACGGGCGGGCGGCTGGACGTGGCCCGGCTGCGGACGCTGTCGTCCGAGCTGACGACGGTCAACGCCACGGTGCAGGGCACCCGGGACAGCCTCGCGACGGTACCCACCGACGGTCTGGCCGGGCAGGTCCGGCAGGCGCTCGCCGACCTGCGGGGCGAGATCGGCCGGCTGGCCGGCCTGACCGCCGCCGCGGACCAGGCCAGCCGGCTGCTTCCGTCGCTGCTGGGCGCCGACGGCCCCCGGACCTACCTGGTGGTCTCCCAGAACCCCGCCGAGCTGCGCGCCACCGGCGGCATGATCGGCGCGTACGCCGCCATCCACGCGGCCGACGGTCGGGTCCGGATGGGACGGCAGGGGACCAGCAGCGCGCTGGGCCGGTTCCAGCCGCCGCTGAAGGTGCCCGCGCAGGTGCGCGCCCTCTGGGCCGACCTGCCCGGGATCTATCCGGCGGACGTCAACCTCACTCCGCACTTCCCGACCGCCGCCGCTCTCTACCGGGAGATGTTCCGGCGGCGTACGGGAACCACCGTGGACGGTGTGCTCGCCGTCGACCCGGTGGTGCTGTCGTACCTGCTGAAGGCCACCGGTCCGGTGATGGTGCCCGGCGGCGTGCCGCTGGCCGCCGAGAAGGTCGTGCAGACGGTGCTCAGCGACAGCTACCAGCGGATGGACAACGCGAAGCAGGACGCCTTCTTCGCCGCCTCCGCCGCCGCCGTGTTCGACGCACTGGTCACGAAGAATGTAGACCCGAAGGCCCTGTTGTCCGCATTTGACCGTGCTGTCACTGAACGCCGGATATTGTTCTGGAGTGCCCGAACCGAGGAACAACGGACGATCGGCGAGAGCCGGATGGCCGGGGTGCTTCCGGAAAAGGACAGCGTGCCGACGGTCGGGGTGTTCCTCAACGACGGCAGCGGCGCGAAGCTCGGCTACTACCTCCGGCCCTCGGCGACCCTGGCGGTCGGCGACTGCCGGCCTGACGGGCGCCGGGAGCTCCGGCTCCGGGTCATCCTGCGCTCGACGGCGCCGAAGTCGGGTCTCAGCGAGTCGGTCCTCGGCCTCGGTCTGGCCGGCGACCCGTACACCGTCCGCACGTTGGTGTCGGTGCACAGCCCGGCCGGCGGGGCGGTGCTCACCGCCCGCCTGGACGGCGCCGAGACGGCGGTGGGCAGCGGCACCGAGCGGCGCCGTCAGGTGACCACCGCGAACGCCGAGGTCGGCCCGGGGGCCTCCCGCACCTTGGAGGTCACCGTGCTGACGGCGACCACCGGGGTCGGCACCGCCGAATTGTGGCTGACCCCCAC
This window harbors:
- a CDS encoding DUF4012 domain-containing protein, producing the protein MTESARRRRRRGRSRRRRQLRRALLATLVVGSLLLLTGGWVGFRGWQARAHLLNAAGLARELSAQVVGGDTARAQRTLAALQEQAGSARAATGDPGWWVGRHTPYAGDNLAAVRQISVAIDDLARRAFPPLLRADLTSLVPTGGRLDVARLRTLSSELTTVNATVQGTRDSLATVPTDGLAGQVRQALADLRGEIGRLAGLTAAADQASRLLPSLLGADGPRTYLVVSQNPAELRATGGMIGAYAAIHAADGRVRMGRQGTSSALGRFQPPLKVPAQVRALWADLPGIYPADVNLTPHFPTAAALYREMFRRRTGTTVDGVLAVDPVVLSYLLKATGPVMVPGGVPLAAEKVVQTVLSDSYQRMDNAKQDAFFAASAAAVFDALVTKNVDPKALLSAFDRAVTERRILFWSARTEEQRTIGESRMAGVLPEKDSVPTVGVFLNDGSGAKLGYYLRPSATLAVGDCRPDGRRELRLRVILRSTAPKSGLSESVLGLGLAGDPYTVRTLVSVHSPAGGAVLTARLDGAETAVGSGTERRRQVTTANAEVGPGASRTLEVTVLTATTGVGTAELWLTPTATPWTTQVVSAPSCDQ